A window from Mycolicibacterium tokaiense encodes these proteins:
- a CDS encoding helix-turn-helix transcriptional regulator: MADIASICADPAPVPARAAAVLDRLAEHIPLEAAALSTLDPSDGRHVTVAERGYPTPVLDYLNTGFATTDPAFLTMRFRNPTPLRWCDIPNYQGMFSAHEIFIPGGFREGATSCLFTRDGRYTGALHVSSDSPLPISDTAVELLITLKRVIAPLMDAMRPVEAQSWTDAVQDADEAVLLTSDGHLVALPDVPRDRWLGDGSPLVHELAGRTRMPGRFTWVSPQGNCHEVRTTLLAAGCLVTIRESAAPYRLSPREVEVLTLLARGLANPEIGGALTLSPRTVATHVEHILAKLGCATRVAAASKAVAEGIVPPADARPAT, encoded by the coding sequence GTGGCAGACATCGCGAGCATCTGCGCCGACCCAGCACCCGTCCCGGCGCGCGCTGCCGCGGTTCTCGACCGGCTGGCCGAACACATCCCCCTCGAAGCGGCCGCGTTGTCGACCCTGGACCCGAGCGATGGCCGACACGTCACCGTGGCCGAGCGGGGGTATCCGACGCCGGTCCTGGACTACCTGAACACCGGCTTTGCCACCACGGATCCCGCGTTCCTCACCATGCGTTTCCGTAATCCCACCCCGCTGCGCTGGTGCGACATTCCCAACTACCAGGGGATGTTCAGCGCGCACGAGATCTTCATCCCGGGCGGTTTCCGCGAAGGCGCGACCAGCTGCCTGTTCACCAGGGACGGGCGCTACACCGGCGCCTTGCACGTCAGCTCCGACTCTCCGCTGCCGATCAGCGATACCGCTGTCGAGTTGCTGATCACCCTGAAACGGGTGATCGCCCCGCTGATGGACGCCATGCGCCCCGTCGAGGCCCAGAGCTGGACCGACGCCGTGCAGGACGCCGACGAGGCGGTGCTGCTGACCAGCGACGGACACCTGGTGGCACTGCCCGATGTCCCCCGCGATCGGTGGCTGGGCGACGGCTCACCGCTGGTGCACGAGCTTGCCGGTCGAACGCGGATGCCCGGCCGCTTCACCTGGGTGTCCCCGCAAGGCAACTGCCATGAGGTCCGCACCACCCTGTTGGCGGCCGGCTGTCTGGTCACGATCAGGGAATCCGCTGCCCCGTACCGGCTTTCACCGCGCGAGGTAGAGGTGCTGACCCTGCTGGCCCGGGGCCTGGCCAACCCGGAGATCGGCGGTGCACTGACCCTGAGCCCACGGACGGTGGCCACCCACGTCGAGCACATCCTGGCCAAGCTGGGCTGCGCCACCCGAGTGGCCGCCGCCAGTAAGGCCGTGGCCGAGGGAATCGTGCCGCCGGCCGACGCGCGGCCCGCCACCTGA
- a CDS encoding sodium:solute symporter family protein, whose protein sequence is MTGSMVITLGLLALFFALIVVVLYATNRNAKSFSDYAVGGRSFGSWYIAMSYTNSWWPGATYTAFFGLSVSAGVLGFYALAYSLLGVTAMYLMAERAWLWGKRYDLRTQPDMMGLRFDSQAVRVIASLIGVVCLFPWIVLGMQAMGLIFRFASFGQWSVTTCLVVGVAVIAVRQIWTVQMGMRGLVITDLVQGIVAYGLAALVCLGILFGPADSAGFGALSNIPQTLLSVPGDGGRYGSWYLFSLVLTGVIGSLCWPTSYQRIYTAKGVRSVKKGTLHTMWIAGGFYALLTLVALSAASMTDIVAAPQDGWFTLLYDRGGVWLLGLALVIVLAASMGWIDGCVQVCGAQIANDIVHVLSPRTDFQLKVVAKGSMVVYMLAAAVAAYVAFDYPRLQLLAQMSYQGIVQLAVPMFLGLFWRRGTKAAALSSMTVGFLVAAVLTYLYPDDIAGLGSLTSGVVALAVNLVVYLAVSLAAPQSDSERRRVDELFAAGRSHRTPTAATAAEH, encoded by the coding sequence ATGACCGGATCGATGGTGATCACTCTGGGCTTGCTGGCCCTGTTCTTCGCGCTCATCGTGGTGGTGCTCTATGCCACCAACCGCAACGCAAAATCGTTCTCCGACTATGCCGTTGGCGGGCGGTCGTTCGGCAGCTGGTACATCGCCATGTCCTACACCAACTCCTGGTGGCCGGGCGCCACCTACACCGCGTTCTTCGGGCTCAGCGTGTCCGCTGGTGTGCTGGGTTTCTACGCGCTGGCTTACTCACTGCTCGGTGTGACGGCGATGTATCTGATGGCCGAGCGGGCGTGGCTGTGGGGCAAGCGGTACGACCTCCGCACTCAGCCCGACATGATGGGCCTGCGATTCGATTCGCAGGCGGTCCGCGTGATCGCGAGCCTCATCGGCGTTGTGTGTCTCTTCCCGTGGATCGTGCTCGGGATGCAGGCGATGGGACTGATCTTCCGGTTCGCCAGCTTCGGCCAGTGGTCAGTGACCACATGCCTGGTGGTCGGTGTGGCGGTGATCGCAGTCCGTCAGATCTGGACCGTGCAGATGGGCATGCGCGGCCTGGTCATCACCGACTTGGTTCAGGGCATCGTGGCCTACGGGCTGGCTGCGTTGGTCTGCCTCGGAATACTCTTCGGCCCAGCAGACTCCGCTGGTTTCGGAGCTCTGAGCAACATCCCCCAAACCCTGCTGAGCGTCCCCGGTGACGGCGGCAGGTACGGTTCCTGGTACCTGTTCTCGCTCGTGCTCACCGGAGTCATCGGCTCCCTGTGCTGGCCGACCAGTTACCAGCGGATCTACACCGCCAAGGGTGTACGCAGCGTCAAGAAAGGGACGCTGCACACGATGTGGATCGCCGGCGGCTTCTACGCCCTCCTGACCCTGGTGGCGTTGTCCGCAGCATCGATGACAGACATCGTGGCGGCTCCCCAGGACGGTTGGTTCACCCTGCTGTATGACCGCGGCGGTGTGTGGCTGCTCGGGTTGGCCCTGGTGATCGTGCTGGCCGCGAGCATGGGCTGGATCGATGGCTGTGTGCAGGTCTGCGGCGCTCAGATCGCCAACGACATCGTGCATGTTTTGTCGCCGCGCACCGACTTTCAGCTCAAGGTGGTGGCCAAGGGGTCCATGGTCGTCTACATGCTCGCCGCCGCAGTTGCCGCTTATGTCGCCTTCGATTACCCCCGTTTGCAACTGCTCGCCCAGATGTCCTATCAGGGCATCGTGCAGCTGGCCGTGCCGATGTTTTTGGGACTGTTTTGGAGGCGGGGCACCAAGGCCGCCGCGCTGTCGTCGATGACGGTGGGCTTCCTTGTCGCGGCGGTGCTCACCTATCTCTACCCCGACGACATCGCCGGCCTGGGCAGTCTCACCAGCGGCGTGGTCGCCCTGGCCGTCAACCTCGTGGTGTATCTGGCCGTGAGTCTTGCTGCCCCGCAGTCCGACAGCGAGCGACGCCGCGTCGACGAGCTGTTCGCCGCCGGCAGATCTCACCGCACTCCCACCGCTGCTACCGCGGCGGAGCACTGA
- a CDS encoding esterase, with protein MINILRTALVAATVGAAALGLAGGAAAAPLNDPLGLCATHNTEGECLYGAAGPSRSIDVTFPAGGPQEQQIVDYATKTVNDFTDMAGELGTLDNPLPLEDLSIAGTRYTSGTPPTGTQSVVLEVNQMIRGAAHPMDWYQSFTYNDATQQPVTFNTLFRPGTTPLPVIVPIVEQQLSEQSGAPITLDPAIGLDPANYQSFAVTDDAVLFFFGKNQIHAAYGATSVSVPRSAIADLLTPGI; from the coding sequence GTGATCAATATCCTGCGTACCGCACTCGTCGCGGCCACCGTCGGCGCGGCTGCACTGGGTCTGGCGGGTGGCGCCGCCGCCGCACCGCTGAACGACCCGCTGGGTCTGTGCGCCACCCACAACACCGAGGGCGAGTGCCTTTACGGTGCCGCCGGACCGTCGCGCAGCATCGACGTGACCTTCCCGGCCGGCGGACCGCAGGAACAGCAGATCGTGGACTACGCGACCAAGACTGTCAACGACTTCACCGACATGGCCGGCGAACTCGGCACGCTGGACAACCCACTGCCGCTGGAGGATCTCTCCATCGCCGGAACCCGGTACACCTCCGGCACACCCCCGACCGGCACCCAGAGTGTCGTCCTCGAGGTCAACCAGATGATCCGGGGCGCAGCACATCCCATGGACTGGTATCAGAGCTTCACCTACAACGATGCCACCCAGCAGCCCGTCACCTTCAATACCTTGTTCCGCCCGGGCACCACCCCGCTTCCGGTCATCGTGCCCATCGTCGAACAGCAGCTCAGCGAACAATCCGGCGCGCCGATCACGCTGGACCCGGCCATCGGGCTCGACCCGGCCAACTATCAGAGCTTCGCCGTCACCGACGACGCCGTGCTCTTCTTCTTCGGCAAGAATCAGATCCACGCGGCCTACGGCGCAACCAGCGTCAGCGTCCCGCGCAGCGCGATCGCGGACCTGCTGACGCCCGGAATCTGA
- a CDS encoding ATP-dependent nuclease, which translates to MSHDDNVRRLAAKFRPNHRYPNFGPIVQSLDIRGFRGVADLSLTFESPVTAFSGMNGTGKSTIAQLLTCGYRKAVTAALSRYYVKDFFPVSAADPEPFTSDAQVIYTYCVEKGADPQRVTVSRQAKEWSGYKRQPERSCYYIGFTQFIPKVERRDLSFYRGSALELGETRPLSADAAANVATILALPYDDLNFTEVKHSARRAELAMATRNGRRYSENHMGFGEGRVVYMVNTMESAPAQSLFVLEEPETSLHGDAQRRLARYLVEVAFRRGHQIVITTHSSAILSELGRDSVVYLQRRPDGSITAAPGLSTYQIDSYLHGTADKRKAVVCVEDSFARHMTIEIMRRCDNHLLAGSKVLPVGASQDIPVAVDLLRSAGLRAVGLRDGDMEPAGSFVQLLPGDDPPEKVVFNDPAVQAHFANEPYSISVPEALSSVTDHHDYLGAIANLLMLDEAYVGTEACRVYATSQDEEELAPVVTFLRTHLDDRR; encoded by the coding sequence GTGAGTCATGATGACAATGTTCGGCGGCTCGCTGCGAAATTTCGGCCGAATCACCGCTATCCGAACTTTGGCCCCATCGTGCAGTCGCTCGATATTCGCGGTTTCAGGGGAGTCGCGGACCTCTCGCTGACTTTCGAATCACCCGTGACCGCCTTTTCCGGCATGAATGGCACCGGGAAGAGCACCATCGCGCAACTCCTAACCTGCGGCTATCGGAAGGCGGTGACAGCCGCACTCTCGCGGTATTACGTCAAGGACTTCTTCCCGGTATCGGCTGCAGACCCAGAGCCCTTTACATCGGATGCGCAAGTCATCTACACCTACTGCGTCGAGAAGGGCGCAGACCCGCAGCGCGTCACAGTGAGCCGACAGGCTAAGGAATGGTCGGGATACAAGCGGCAGCCTGAACGGTCCTGCTACTACATTGGCTTTACTCAGTTCATCCCGAAGGTTGAGCGGCGTGACCTGTCTTTCTACCGTGGGAGTGCGCTCGAACTCGGAGAAACGCGTCCGCTTTCCGCGGATGCCGCAGCGAATGTCGCTACGATTCTCGCGCTCCCCTATGACGATCTCAACTTCACCGAGGTTAAGCACAGTGCCCGACGGGCGGAGTTGGCAATGGCAACGAGGAACGGCCGACGCTACTCAGAAAATCACATGGGCTTCGGTGAGGGGCGTGTTGTCTACATGGTTAACACGATGGAGTCCGCTCCGGCCCAGAGCCTGTTTGTATTGGAGGAGCCGGAAACGTCGCTGCACGGCGATGCTCAGCGTCGACTCGCACGGTATCTGGTCGAGGTGGCTTTTCGGCGCGGGCACCAGATTGTGATAACCACGCACAGCTCTGCGATTCTGTCGGAACTGGGACGCGACTCTGTCGTCTACCTGCAACGGCGCCCAGACGGTTCAATCACTGCGGCTCCCGGTTTGAGCACTTACCAGATCGACTCGTACTTGCACGGCACGGCAGATAAGCGCAAAGCCGTCGTCTGTGTAGAAGATTCGTTTGCTCGCCACATGACGATCGAGATCATGCGACGTTGCGACAATCACCTCCTCGCTGGCTCAAAAGTGTTACCAGTGGGGGCTTCTCAGGACATTCCGGTGGCGGTCGATCTGTTGCGGTCGGCCGGCTTGAGAGCGGTTGGGCTGCGGGATGGTGATATGGAGCCTGCTGGGAGTTTTGTTCAGCTTCTGCCGGGTGACGATCCGCCGGAGAAAGTCGTCTTCAATGACCCTGCGGTGCAGGCGCATTTTGCAAACGAGCCGTACTCCATTTCCGTGCCTGAGGCTCTAAGTTCCGTCACAGACCACCATGACTATCTCGGAGCGATTGCAAACCTCTTGATGTTGGATGAGGCTTACGTTGGGACTGAGGCGTGCCGGGTATACGCGACCAGTCAAGACGAAGAGGAGCTGGCTCCAGTCGTGACGTTCCTTAGGACGCACCTCGATGATCGTCGGTAG
- a CDS encoding recombinase family protein yields MSFGAIAKQLETEGILSPTGRSTWQPSTARRIYQSATAAAVPEEVSAR; encoded by the coding sequence ATGAGCTTCGGGGCTATTGCCAAACAGTTGGAGACCGAAGGCATCCTCTCGCCGACTGGGCGGTCCACCTGGCAGCCGTCCACCGCCCGCAGGATCTACCAGTCTGCGACCGCTGCAGCGGTTCCCGAGGAGGTGAGCGCGCGATGA
- a CDS encoding M20 family metallopeptidase, with translation MSSRTIEDAHARVSAQVDALAEDMITTLSEVIAIPSVNPKYPGQVYDDVVGAEGRVSRLMAELYAEAGAEVECWAVEPGRDNAVGSITGRGGGRSLIFNGHVDVVPPGNPDRWTADPFSGRIDDDRVWGRGASDMKAGLVAQAFAAKAIRMAGVSLRGDLIVQAVVGEEVMDHECGVSSTFQHGYRAEAAVVAEPSGPTTLAVIPVTPGLLWFSVTVRGKATHSSMRGQTIRAGGGGAQVGVNAIDKGMLVFQAMARLEDEWAFTKKHPLFAPGHFTIHPGVVQGGPHGVLVPFVLSEYMTIEYCIWYPPQDDPETVKAEVEAQIEAIARTDGWLRENPPVVEWKLNWPANDPGESAADIVAAVSAAHERVAGNTPYQGPAQVAGFCAVEDCSFFTAAGIPSISYGPGDLRVAHADDEYCLIDEVRTAARTYAALALDWCGIVE, from the coding sequence ATGAGCAGCAGGACAATCGAGGACGCGCACGCGCGGGTGAGTGCTCAGGTGGACGCGCTGGCCGAAGACATGATCACCACCTTGTCCGAGGTCATCGCGATCCCCAGCGTCAATCCCAAATATCCGGGCCAGGTGTACGACGACGTGGTCGGCGCGGAAGGCCGGGTGTCGAGGCTGATGGCCGAGCTCTATGCCGAGGCCGGCGCCGAGGTCGAGTGCTGGGCGGTGGAACCGGGCCGCGACAACGCCGTCGGTTCCATCACCGGCCGCGGCGGCGGCCGCTCCCTGATCTTCAACGGCCACGTCGATGTGGTGCCGCCCGGCAACCCCGACCGCTGGACCGCGGACCCGTTCTCCGGCCGCATCGATGACGATCGGGTCTGGGGTCGCGGTGCCAGCGACATGAAGGCCGGTCTGGTGGCGCAGGCGTTTGCGGCCAAGGCGATTCGGATGGCCGGGGTGTCCCTGCGGGGCGACCTGATTGTGCAGGCGGTTGTGGGTGAAGAAGTGATGGACCACGAATGCGGCGTGAGCTCGACGTTCCAGCACGGCTATCGCGCCGAGGCGGCCGTGGTGGCCGAGCCGAGCGGCCCCACCACACTGGCCGTCATCCCCGTCACGCCGGGGCTGCTCTGGTTCTCGGTCACCGTGCGCGGTAAAGCCACCCACTCCTCGATGCGAGGCCAGACCATCCGGGCCGGCGGTGGTGGAGCGCAGGTCGGCGTGAACGCCATCGACAAGGGCATGCTGGTGTTCCAGGCGATGGCGCGACTGGAAGACGAGTGGGCCTTCACCAAGAAGCACCCCCTGTTCGCACCTGGTCATTTCACGATCCACCCCGGTGTGGTCCAAGGCGGCCCGCACGGTGTGCTGGTGCCGTTCGTGCTGTCGGAGTACATGACGATCGAGTACTGCATCTGGTATCCGCCGCAGGACGATCCCGAGACTGTCAAAGCTGAGGTCGAAGCACAGATCGAGGCCATCGCACGGACGGACGGATGGCTGCGGGAGAACCCGCCGGTGGTGGAGTGGAAGCTCAACTGGCCGGCCAACGATCCCGGGGAATCCGCGGCCGACATCGTCGCCGCGGTGTCAGCGGCCCACGAACGAGTCGCCGGGAACACCCCGTATCAGGGGCCGGCGCAGGTTGCCGGCTTCTGCGCGGTAGAGGACTGCAGCTTCTTCACCGCCGCAGGAATTCCCTCCATCAGTTACGGACCGGGTGATCTGCGGGTGGCCCACGCCGACGATGAGTACTGCCTCATCGATGAGGTCCGGACGGCGGCGCGCACCTATGCGGCGCTGGCGCTCGACTGGTGTGGGATCGTCGAGTGA
- a CDS encoding protein NO VEIN domain-containing protein — MAFADIRSEHVLGAIALLGDPAEGPRLLEELHFGEARSYRLVYKGKFFDSKPVVGIAHGLVTGDYLTSADFTGGYRGAEPVLRRLGFHVDYGFLYVMTKLRVDRTHGRPAPYQYVVLLWAISRVLGGGPRMVPFKDAREELAQLLAPFAVATTAPDLVMPWIALASAPRTAVGDWLWDLETPNPPEKVTDAQVKSLNLSAGLSEEFARYIKSLDRSSFVEALIDVVATKIGSERAYLPLLERLGFMDTAPFTGSREDPIADVQGAIEELANPRRKRFGRLLTAAQNKAIEVRAVQVVREHFEIELGYSTEDVGATESYDVWATKGDAIVMVEVKGTTTSGASVILTRNEVSLHRGQHPANALAVVHSIRLDREAEEPTASGGELQLWMPWSIDEADLSPLAYEYRTGL, encoded by the coding sequence ATGGCGTTCGCGGATATCCGTTCGGAACATGTACTCGGTGCGATCGCGCTCCTCGGTGATCCGGCCGAGGGGCCACGGCTGCTAGAAGAGCTTCACTTCGGTGAGGCGCGGAGCTACCGCCTCGTCTACAAGGGCAAGTTCTTCGACTCGAAACCGGTGGTCGGTATTGCGCACGGACTGGTGACGGGTGACTACCTAACGAGCGCTGACTTCACGGGCGGCTACCGGGGAGCCGAACCTGTGCTCCGCCGCCTAGGCTTCCACGTCGACTACGGCTTTCTCTACGTGATGACGAAGCTGCGCGTCGATCGCACCCACGGCAGACCCGCGCCGTATCAGTACGTTGTTCTTCTCTGGGCGATCAGTCGGGTGTTAGGCGGAGGGCCGCGGATGGTCCCCTTCAAAGATGCTCGCGAGGAGTTGGCACAACTTCTCGCGCCCTTCGCCGTCGCAACAACGGCTCCCGATCTGGTGATGCCCTGGATCGCTCTCGCTTCGGCACCGCGAACAGCGGTGGGGGACTGGCTCTGGGACTTAGAGACGCCGAATCCACCGGAGAAGGTCACGGATGCTCAAGTCAAGTCCTTGAACTTGTCGGCTGGACTATCGGAGGAGTTTGCGCGGTACATCAAGTCGCTCGACAGGTCGAGCTTCGTTGAAGCGTTGATAGACGTTGTTGCCACAAAGATTGGCAGCGAACGCGCCTATCTGCCGCTGTTGGAGCGGTTGGGATTCATGGATACCGCACCGTTTACGGGTTCCCGCGAGGACCCAATCGCTGATGTACAGGGCGCGATTGAGGAACTAGCCAATCCACGCAGAAAGCGCTTTGGGCGGCTGTTGACCGCTGCCCAGAACAAGGCCATCGAAGTACGGGCAGTCCAGGTTGTGCGTGAGCACTTCGAGATTGAACTCGGATACTCCACCGAGGATGTCGGGGCCACCGAATCTTATGACGTTTGGGCGACCAAGGGCGACGCCATCGTGATGGTTGAGGTAAAGGGCACCACTACGAGTGGTGCATCGGTGATCCTGACCCGGAACGAGGTCTCACTGCATCGAGGACAACATCCAGCCAACGCCCTTGCCGTCGTGCACAGCATTCGCCTCGACCGCGAGGCAGAAGAGCCCACCGCATCTGGTGGTGAACTCCAACTGTGGATGCCTTGGTCTATCGACGAGGCTGATCTGTCGCCTCTCGCATACGAGTACCGCACTGGGCTCTAG
- a CDS encoding SDR family NAD(P)-dependent oxidoreductase: protein MITLTGKRALVTGASSGIGRAIATTLAEAGAHVCVADLTDQAREGGESTAAMIEAAGGSAEFTTMDVTDSAHVAAVIGDLDQRLGGLDILVNNAGVLRQGSVTETDDESWRAQFSVNVDGTFHCTREMLRAMLARGRRGKIVNISSISGFRGNPGFAAYCASKGAIVNFTRQVGLDYAAHGINVNAVAPGFVTTQMTALYDQATHDALAAQTPRGRWATAQDVANAALFLSSSLADHICGENILVDGGWAIGTPVTVDA, encoded by the coding sequence ATGATCACCCTCACCGGAAAGCGCGCCCTGGTCACCGGGGCCTCGTCGGGAATCGGTCGTGCCATCGCCACCACCCTCGCCGAAGCCGGCGCCCACGTCTGCGTCGCAGATCTCACCGACCAGGCCCGCGAGGGCGGCGAAAGCACCGCGGCCATGATCGAGGCTGCGGGCGGATCGGCGGAGTTCACGACGATGGATGTCACCGACTCCGCGCACGTGGCCGCGGTGATCGGCGACCTCGACCAGCGCTTGGGCGGTCTGGACATCCTGGTGAACAACGCGGGGGTGCTGCGCCAAGGCAGTGTCACCGAGACCGACGATGAGAGCTGGCGTGCCCAGTTCTCCGTGAACGTGGACGGCACCTTTCACTGCACCCGGGAGATGCTGCGGGCCATGCTGGCCCGTGGCCGTCGCGGCAAGATCGTCAACATCAGCTCGATCAGCGGGTTCCGCGGCAATCCGGGTTTCGCGGCGTACTGCGCGAGCAAGGGCGCCATCGTGAACTTCACCCGCCAGGTCGGACTGGATTACGCCGCGCACGGCATCAACGTCAACGCCGTCGCCCCCGGGTTCGTCACCACCCAGATGACGGCGTTGTACGACCAGGCAACCCATGACGCCCTTGCGGCGCAGACTCCCCGCGGACGATGGGCCACGGCGCAAGACGTAGCCAATGCGGCGCTGTTCCTCAGTTCGTCGCTGGCCGATCACATCTGCGGGGAGAACATCCTGGTCGACGGCGGCTGGGCCATCGGAACGCCGGTGACCGTCGACGCCTGA
- a CDS encoding MFS transporter, which yields MSAQEVSAPPGKNQLKSLRAAIAGNVLEWFDWTLYAIFSTYIAAHFFDNSEPTSALLSTLAVFAAGFLARPLGGLAFGRLADIRGRKFVLVATISTMSMACLMIAFIPSFESIGVWASVLLLVARLLQGFAHGGESGVAYTYVSEIAPAPKRGLWSSSVFFAVTLGVMLATLLGALFNAVLGQQAVADGAWRWAFVVGAAFGLFVLVLRRSATETEEFVSSESTPDQSGAAVRWTAGRKFKAGALVVLLSCGHNCAYYVWAIFASSLAISDRGMDATDAFTASLLAQAVALGALVLCGRLSDKYGRRPMIIAFGLFAMVSFYPLSLLITDQPWTLFVAQAAGMSIWAMGAAMYPAFISELFPTHIRATSVAFATSVSVALFGGTAPYLLTWSADIGSGWIFWAWTALLAGLAVIGGTLVKETRGTDLGSVQWPYRERTPQGQPTKVSTP from the coding sequence GTGTCCGCCCAAGAAGTTTCTGCACCACCCGGGAAGAACCAGCTCAAGTCCCTTCGCGCGGCCATAGCCGGCAATGTCCTGGAGTGGTTCGACTGGACCCTCTACGCCATCTTCTCGACCTACATCGCTGCGCATTTCTTCGACAATTCCGAGCCCACATCGGCACTGTTGTCCACATTGGCGGTATTTGCCGCCGGCTTCCTGGCACGCCCGCTCGGCGGGTTGGCATTCGGTCGGTTGGCCGATATCAGAGGCCGCAAGTTCGTTCTGGTCGCAACGATCAGCACCATGTCGATGGCCTGCTTGATGATCGCGTTCATCCCCAGTTTCGAGAGCATCGGCGTGTGGGCCTCGGTCCTGCTGCTGGTCGCCCGACTGCTCCAAGGCTTCGCCCACGGCGGCGAATCGGGCGTCGCGTACACCTACGTGTCGGAGATTGCACCGGCGCCGAAGCGCGGCTTGTGGTCCAGCTCGGTATTTTTCGCAGTGACGCTCGGTGTCATGCTGGCCACACTGCTCGGTGCGTTGTTCAATGCCGTGCTCGGTCAGCAAGCAGTCGCCGACGGGGCCTGGCGCTGGGCGTTCGTCGTCGGCGCCGCGTTCGGCCTGTTCGTCCTTGTTCTGCGCCGATCAGCCACCGAGACAGAGGAATTCGTGTCCTCGGAGTCAACACCGGATCAGTCCGGCGCCGCGGTACGATGGACCGCCGGCAGGAAGTTCAAAGCCGGGGCCCTGGTGGTTCTGCTCTCCTGCGGGCACAACTGCGCCTACTACGTCTGGGCCATCTTCGCCTCCTCGCTGGCCATCTCCGATCGGGGCATGGACGCCACCGACGCGTTCACCGCGAGTCTGCTGGCCCAGGCTGTTGCCCTCGGCGCACTGGTGCTGTGCGGGCGGCTGTCGGACAAGTACGGTCGACGCCCGATGATCATTGCCTTCGGCCTGTTCGCCATGGTCTCGTTCTATCCGCTGTCGCTGCTGATCACCGACCAACCCTGGACGTTGTTCGTGGCCCAGGCCGCCGGCATGAGCATCTGGGCCATGGGCGCCGCGATGTACCCGGCCTTCATCTCCGAACTCTTCCCCACCCACATCCGCGCCACCAGCGTCGCTTTCGCAACATCGGTCTCGGTGGCGTTGTTCGGCGGGACGGCGCCGTATCTGCTCACCTGGTCCGCTGACATCGGTAGCGGGTGGATCTTCTGGGCCTGGACGGCCCTGCTCGCCGGCCTCGCCGTGATCGGTGGCACCCTCGTCAAGGAGACGCGCGGAACCGACCTCGGCAGTGTCCAGTGGCCGTACCGGGAACGCACACCGCAGGGACAGCCGACGAAGGTGAGCACACCATGA
- a CDS encoding PGRS repeat-containing protein, with amino-acid sequence MNVIPRSALLAGVACAGAGLLAASPVAAADTDSTVQQQNSSTPWWLYATESGDRAPSAFIGSGADLNDVVADVIAVFVSDGGPGQNAGLLIGNGGDGLPGQNGGRGGLLFGNGGNGGEGLPGQAAGNGGSAGLVGNGGNGGNGIYGGAGGNGGHGGLLSGNGGHGGNGGNGVEGNPGVNPSPTGPPATNGEPGANGSAGGNGGAGGPGHNGGNGGRGGDLSGDGSVTAGSGGSGGPGGTGADGGNGADGGNASSTDGDAQGGSGGNGGEGGAGAGGGDGLAGGNGGRGGSGGLFSGNGGNGGSGGTGGQGGQGAGGGNGGSGGNGGYGSPGGEGSGSNGEPGSGGTGGPGGGGGDGGLGGTGGAGGRGGLASGSAGQAGENGSDGENGQDGPSGGDGYSGS; translated from the coding sequence ATGAACGTCATTCCGCGTTCTGCTCTGTTGGCCGGTGTCGCGTGCGCGGGGGCGGGGCTGCTCGCCGCGTCGCCCGTTGCCGCAGCTGATACCGATTCGACTGTCCAGCAGCAGAATTCATCAACACCGTGGTGGCTGTACGCCACCGAATCCGGCGACCGTGCGCCGAGCGCGTTCATCGGGTCGGGCGCCGACCTGAACGACGTGGTCGCTGACGTCATTGCCGTTTTCGTCTCCGACGGTGGGCCCGGCCAGAACGCCGGCCTGCTGATCGGAAACGGCGGTGACGGCCTGCCCGGACAGAACGGCGGCCGCGGCGGTCTGCTGTTCGGCAACGGTGGCAACGGCGGCGAGGGGTTGCCCGGCCAGGCCGCCGGCAACGGCGGTTCGGCCGGACTGGTCGGCAACGGTGGCAATGGCGGTAACGGCATCTACGGTGGCGCGGGCGGCAACGGCGGACACGGTGGGCTGCTGTCCGGCAACGGTGGGCACGGCGGCAACGGGGGCAATGGCGTCGAGGGCAATCCCGGTGTCAATCCGTCTCCCACGGGCCCGCCTGCCACCAACGGCGAGCCGGGTGCCAACGGGTCAGCCGGTGGCAACGGCGGCGCCGGCGGGCCTGGCCACAACGGCGGTAACGGTGGACGCGGCGGCGACCTCAGCGGCGACGGATCGGTCACCGCCGGATCCGGCGGCAGCGGTGGTCCCGGCGGGACCGGCGCCGACGGCGGCAATGGCGCCGATGGCGGCAATGCGTCCTCCACCGACGGAGATGCCCAGGGCGGCAGCGGGGGCAACGGCGGTGAGGGCGGCGCCGGTGCCGGTGGCGGCGACGGTCTGGCTGGTGGCAACGGTGGTCGCGGCGGCAGTGGCGGCCTGTTCTCCGGCAACGGCGGCAATGGCGGCAGCGGGGGGACCGGCGGTCAGGGCGGTCAGGGCGCCGGCGGCGGTAATGGGGGCAGCGGCGGCAACGGTGGTTATGGCAGCCCCGGCGGTGAGGGCAGTGGCAGCAACGGCGAGCCCGGGTCCGGCGGTACCGGCGGGCCGGGTGGTGGCGGTGGCGACGGTGGTCTGGGCGGCACCGGGGGAGCCGGCGGCCGGGGCGGGCTGGCGTCGGGCTCGGCCGGGCAGGCCGGTGAGAACGGCAGCGACGGCGAGAACGGCCAGGACGGTCCCTCTGGCGGTGACGGCTACTCGGGTTCCTGA